Proteins encoded by one window of Cyprinus carpio isolate SPL01 chromosome B6, ASM1834038v1, whole genome shotgun sequence:
- the LOC109075785 gene encoding phospholipid-transporting ATPase VA-like isoform X1: MARETGESGETKSTKVKKHKRRKSKKESKTRIVHANILYDLTKGGDNPNRHYANNKIKTTKYTLLSFLPKNLFEQFHRFANVYFVFIALLNFVPVVNAFQPELALAPVVFILSVTAIKDLWEDYRRHRSDKEINHLDCLVYCRSEKRYVEKYWKEVRVGDFIRLRCNEILPADVLLLSSSDPDRLCHIETATLDGETNLKQRQVVRSFIDLDCEFDPLKYNSVIECEKPNNDLNRFRGYIIHRSGKRDGLYKDNLLLRGCTIRNTEEAVGIIIYAGHETKAMLNNNGPRYKRSKLERQMNVDVFWCVIILLVMCLFSAIGHGLWMFQYGDKRPVFDVLSPEGTELSPVVSAIYLFLTMIIVLQVLIPISLFVSIEIVKICQVYFIHQDMELYDEETDSHLQCRALNITEDLGQMQYIFSDKTGTLTENKMVFRRCTVAGVEYSHDANARRLAMYQEMDSEEEECTSHGGTLPRRDSVTSHQSGKVVLRSQSTKSHRRTGSRAEAKRASILSKHTAFSSPMEKDITPDPQLMDKVNECSSQMEFMRFHSQSLNQIPPDLCDVFDFFIALTICNTVVVSSPNQPRQKVRRYELKSPVKTIEDFIKRFTPSRLTSGSNNSSSSSLATNRSSSHKVGCSMLSSPSAESTLTKLKEEKRPEHDLQHAFSPVPPNFDKTKALAQDECELRYEAESPDEAALVYAARAYKCALVGRLPDQVTVELPHLGKLSFELLHTLGFDSTRKRMSVVVKHPLTEQITVYTKGADSVIMDLIRPATDDCKGKRQRKILYKTQNYLNLYAADGLRTLCIAKKVLSKEEYASWLQLHLEAETAIQRREELLFESALRLETNLQLLGATGVEDRLQDGVPETIASLRKAGLQIWVLTGDKQETAINIAYACKLLDPEEEIITLNADSQEACAVLLKNSLQYIQKKFLCNPRPDPQATRDYAGIHFSSPMCSPASSGHSSPFLVHRLGLVIDGRTLAYALDKSLEDDFLAVARSCRSVLCCRSTPLQKSMVVKLVRNKLKVMTLAIGDGANDVSMIQVADVGVGISGQEGMQAVMASDFALPRFRYLQKLLLVHGHWCYSRLANMILYFFYKNAMFVALIFWYQFYCGFSGSSMVDQWYLIFFNLMFSAFPQLVTGTLDKDVSAETLQELPQLYMNGQNSEEYKPYMFWMNMIDAFYQSLICFFIPYFTYVDSDVDLFTWGTPITTLALFTILLHLGIETKTWTWMNWVSIGFSIALFFIVALCYNASCPACFSPSNPYWTMQRLLGEPIFYLLCVVTPIAALLPRYFYRACQGNLFPNPVHVGRQLDKLPMDMRRIFLSQMKLGSLGSLFPPRAPFFPLCRPLQKDYRPRVKQAHMSSTKQKEKAISSPIPSKSMEMRDTPLSSKNSENHITLNLRMQGKVQSCRQGSDGPLSENLHCVKEPSCPAAGTLPYTKDTPASRTILDSTGLEVPLSPTDLCQVELLTSTPLLPQTETMHLMTPPSFFLGQKLEDEDHSNQKSLLKQAGDVDHNQSTCCLQEHSLKTTFL; the protein is encoded by the exons GAGTGAGAAACGGTATGTGGAGAAATACTGGAAAGAGGTGCGGGTCGGAGACTTCATTCGTTTACGCTGCAACGAGATTCTCCCCGCGGATGTTCTGCTGCTCAGCAGCAGCGACCCTGACCGCCTGTGTCACATTGAGACGGCCACACTGGACGGTGAAACCAACCTCAAGCAGAGGCAGGTGGTGCGCAGCTTTATCGACCTG GACTGTGAGTTTGACCCATTAAAATACAACAGTGTTATTGAATGTGAGAAGCCCAACAATGACCTCAACAGATTTCGTGGATACAT AATCCATCGCAGTGGGAAGAGAGACGGGCTGTACAAAGACAATCTGCTGCTCAGGGGCTGCACCATCCGCAACACAGAGGAGGCTGTAGGAATCATCATTTATGCAG GTCATGAAACAAAAGCAATGCTGAACAACAACGGCCCTCGTTATAAACGCAGCAAACTGGAGCGGCAGATGAACGTAGATGTGTTCTGGTGTGTCATCATACTTCTGGTCATGTGCCTCTTTTCCGCCATCG GACATGGCCTGTGGATGTTCCAGTATGGAGATAAGAGGCCTGTCTTTGACGTCCTGAGCCCAGAGGGAACAGAATTATCTCCAGTGGTCTCAGCCATTTATCTCTTCCTGACCATGATTATAGTTTTGCAG GTGCTGATCCCAATCTCGCTCTTTGTTTCCATTGAAATAGTGAAGATATGCCAGGTGTACTTTATCCATCAGGACATGGAGCTGTACGATGAGGAAACAGACTCTCACCTCCAGTGCAGGGCTCTGAACATCACAGAAGACCTGGGCCAGATGCAGTACATTTTCTCTGATAAGACCGGCACGCTCACGGAAAACAAGATGGTGTTTCGCCGTTGTACTGTGGCAGGAGTCGAGTACTCGCATGATGCCAATG CGAGGAGGCTTGCTATGTACCAGGAAATGGATTCAGAGGAGGAGGAATGTACATCTCATGGTGGAACTCTCCCACGGCGGGACAGCGTCACCAGCCATCAGAGTGGAAAAGTGGTGTTGCGATCACAGAGCACCAAATCTCACCGTCGCACGGGAAGCAGAGCCGAAGCCAAACGGGCCAGCATTCTGTCCAAACACACTGCCTTCAGCAGTCCCATG GAAAAGGACATTACTCCAGATCCCCAGCTCATGGATAAAGTCAATGAGTGCAGCAGTCAGATGGAGTTCATGCGTTTTCACAGTCAGTCCTTGAACCAGATCCCCCCTGACCTGTGTGACGTCTTCGACTTTTTCATTGCTCTCACTATCTGCAACACTGTGGTTGTGTCCTCACCCAATCAGCCCCGGCAGAAG GTGCGTCGCTATGAGTTGAAGTCTCCAGTGAAGACCATTGAGGACTTCATCAAGCGCTTCACTCCGAGCCGCCTGACCTCTGGCTCCAACAACAGCAGCTCCTCCAGTCTGGCCACCAACCGCTCGTCCTCCCATAAAGTGGGCTGCAGCATGCTGTCCTCCCCCTCGGCCGAGAGCACACTCACAAAGCTGAAGGAGGAGAAGCGTCCGGAGCATGACCTGCAGCATGCCTTCAGCCCCGTCCCACCCAACTTTGATAAAACAAAAGCTTTGGCTCAGGATGAATGCGAGCTCAGATATGAGGCAGAGTCACCGGACGAGGCAGCGTTGGTTTATGCAGCCCGGGCCTATAAGTGTGCTCTTGTCGGCCGTTTACCGGATCAGGTGACCGTGGAGCTTCCACACTTGGGCAAGCTGAGCTTCGAGCTTCTGCACACACTGGGGTTTGATTCCACAAGAAAAAGGATGTCAGTGGTGGTAAAACACCCGCTGACTGAGCAAATCACAGTTTACACCAAGGGTGCCGATTCAGTCATCATGGATTTGATCAGACCAGCCACAG ATGATTGCAAAGGAAAACGACAAAGGAAAATCTTGTATAAAACTCAAAACTACTTAAATCTTTATGCTGCAGATGGTCTCAGGACACTCTGTATCGCCAAAAAG GTTCTCAGTAAGGAGGAGTATGCCAGTTGGCTACAACTCCACCTGGAAGCCGAGACAGCCATACAGAGGAGGGAGGAGCTGCTTTTTGAGTCTGCATTACGACTAGAGACCAACCTCCAACTTCTGG GAGCAACTGGTGTTGAGGACAGACTTCAGGATGGGGTTCCCGAGACCATCGCCTCTCTGAGGAAAGCAGGCCTTCAGATCTGGGTGCTGACAGGAGATAAACAAGAGACTGCCATCAACATTGCTTATGCCTGCAAACTGCTGGACCCAGAGGAGGAGATAATCACTCTTAATGCTGACTCACAG GAGGCCTGTGCTGTATTGCTCAAGAACAGTCTGCAGTACATCCAGAAGAAGTTCCTTTGCAACCCTCGACCAGATCCTCAAGCAACTAGAGACTATGCTGGCAtccacttctcttctccaatgTGTTCCCCGGCCTCCTCTGGCCACTCCAGCCCCTTCCTGGTGCACCGGCTAGGGCTTGTGATCGACGGTCGAACCTTGGCCTACGCACTGGACAAGAGTTTGGAGGACGACTTCCTGGCTGTGGCTCGAAGTTGCAGGTCCGTTCTATGCTGTCGCTCGACGCCCCTGCAGAAGAGCATGGTGGTCAAGTTAGTGCGTAACAAGCTCAAGGTCATGACGCTGGCAATAG GTGACGGAGCTAATGATGTTAGTATGATCCAAGTGGCTGATGTAGGGGTGGGGATCTCTGGACAGGAGGGCATGCAG GCAGTAATGGCCAGTGACTTTGCCCTGCCACGGTTTCGATACCTGCAGAAGCTGCTCTTGGTTCACGGCCATTGGTGTTACTCTCGTCTCGCCAACATGATCCTCTACTTCTTCTACAAAAATGCT ATGTTCGTTGCCCTCATCTTCTGGTATCAGTTCTACTGTGGGTTCTCTGGGTCATCCATGGTTGATCAGTGGTACCTGATCTTCTTCAACCTGATGTTCTCCGCATTCCCTCAGCTCGTCACCGGCACCCTGGACAAAGATGTGTCAGCAGAAACCCTGCAGGAGTTGCCGCAGCTCTACATGAATGGACAAAACTCAGAG GAATATAAACCCTACATGTTCTGGATGAACATGATTGATGCCTTCTACCAAAGCCTCATCTGTTTCTTCATCCCTTACTTT ACTTACGTTGACTCTGATGTGGATTTGTTTACATGGGGCACTCCCATCACCACCTTGGCACTCTTCACCATTTTGCTGCACTTAGGCATAGAAACCAAAACCTGG ACGTGGATGAACTGGGTGTCGATTGGCTTCAGTATAGCTCTCTTCTTTATTGTGGCACTGTGCTACAATGCTTCCTGCCCAGCCTGTTTCTCTCCCTCCAATCCTTATTGGACCATGCAGAGGCTGCTGGGAGAACCTATATTCTACCTGCTGTGTGTTGTCACACCTATTGCCGCACTTCTTCCCAG ATACTTTTATAGAGCTTGTCAGGGAAATCTATTCCCAAACCCTGTCCACGTGGGAAGACAACTGGACAAACTGCCAATGGACATGCGCAGGATCTTCCTGAGTCAGATGAAGCTGGGCTCCCTCGGGTCACTGTTTCCCCCCCGTGCCCCATTTTTCCCTCTCTGCAGGCCCCTTCAGAAGGACTACAGGCCCAGGGTAAAGCAAGCCCACATGAGTAGCACCAAACAGAAGGAGAAAGCTATATCCAGCCCCATCCCATCAAAGAGCATGGAGATGCGGGACACACCTTTAAGCTCAAAAAACTCTGAAAACCATATCACACTCAACTTGAGAATGCAGGGAAAAGTTCAGTCCTGCAGACAGGGCTCAGATGGCCCTCTATCGGAGAACTTACACTGCGTGAAGGAACCTTCGTGTCCCGCTGCAGGCACTCTGCCGTACACCAAAGACACTCCAGCCTCCAGGACTATTTTGGATAGCACAGGCTTGGAGGTCCCGCTGAGCCCGACAGACCTCTGTCAGGTCGAGTTGCTCACCTCCACTCCCTTGCTTCCTCAAACAGAGACTATGCACCTCATGACACCACCCAGCTTTTTTTTGGGGCAAAAGCTGGAAGACGAGGACCATTCAAACCAAAAGTCTCTACTGAAACAGGCCGGGGATGTGGATCACAACCAGTCAACTTGCTGCCTACAAGAACATTCACTCAAAACAACATTTCTATGA